In Natronomonas halophila, one DNA window encodes the following:
- a CDS encoding PGF-CTERM sorting domain-containing protein: MAPSNAVGCMFAALLVVAAAAGAAPLFAEPATASHEPEASNFTVEPMNRSPGATDVKYGLTVVAQAGTDLQTLEKVTAVYEEGSWAQCGSSDGETLGIDRGSTYDGYETDESVKNNIKRFSAGEDSFELVFNGESDFGASTNFNDGDEFVSVANCLDNPDEPGWYQIKGTTTGVTADGERVTFGSESHYFWIGDFENEQEARAELGPPPSEPQATATPTPEPTAEPSSGDGSDTESEGEPAGTNEVTSTPTATATATPTPATAPETPTAEPTATPTPPQWEGQVVQSPTPGDGPGFGPAVAVLSLLATALLVRRR, from the coding sequence GCACCGCTTTTCGCCGAGCCGGCGACGGCGAGCCACGAGCCCGAGGCGTCGAACTTCACCGTCGAGCCGATGAACCGGTCGCCGGGTGCGACGGACGTGAAATACGGGTTGACCGTCGTCGCACAGGCCGGTACCGACCTCCAGACGCTCGAAAAGGTCACCGCGGTCTATGAGGAAGGCAGTTGGGCGCAGTGTGGGTCCTCGGACGGCGAAACACTCGGCATCGACCGGGGAAGCACCTACGACGGCTACGAAACCGACGAGAGCGTCAAGAACAACATCAAACGCTTCAGTGCCGGCGAGGATTCCTTCGAACTGGTGTTCAACGGCGAAAGCGACTTCGGCGCGTCGACGAACTTCAACGACGGCGACGAGTTCGTCTCGGTCGCGAACTGTCTCGACAACCCCGACGAACCGGGCTGGTATCAGATAAAGGGGACCACGACGGGCGTGACCGCCGACGGCGAACGCGTCACGTTCGGCAGCGAGTCCCATTACTTCTGGATCGGGGACTTCGAAAACGAACAGGAGGCCCGCGCGGAACTCGGCCCGCCGCCGTCGGAACCACAGGCGACGGCGACACCGACACCCGAACCGACGGCCGAACCGTCCTCCGGCGATGGTTCGGATACCGAATCCGAGGGCGAACCCGCCGGCACGAACGAAGTAACGTCGACACCAACTGCCACGGCCACTGCGACGCCGACGCCGGCGACCGCCCCCGAAACGCCGACCGCGGAACCGACGGCGACACCGACGCCGCCCCAGTGGGAGGGACAGGTCGTCCAGTCGCCGACGCCGGGTGACGGCCCCGGATTCGGGCCGGCCGTTGCAGTACTGTCCCTGCTGGCTACCGCGCTACTGGTCCGTCGCCGATAG
- a CDS encoding aldo/keto reductase: protein MEYTTLGSTGIEVSRLCLGCMSFGDPDWREWVNGEEFGHELVERARDLGINFFDTANMYSRGESERILGDALEGHREESVVATKVFFPMRDDDPNSGGLSRKTIEQELDASLDRLGMDTIDLYQTHRWDYDTPIDQTLRAFDDAVRRGKVRHIGASSMWAHQLAEALNTSDQLGLERFATMQNHFNLAYREEEREVMPLCEKEDLGVIPWSPMARGYLTRPHEEYMSTKRAETDDYAQAHPYADNGGKEINERVQQLAADKGVSMAQLALSWVLHKDWVDAPIIGASKIEHLEDAVEALDISLSASDIKYLEEPYEPVPVSGHE, encoded by the coding sequence ATGGAGTATACCACCCTCGGGTCGACCGGCATCGAAGTCTCACGCCTCTGTCTCGGCTGTATGAGTTTCGGGGACCCCGACTGGCGCGAGTGGGTCAACGGCGAGGAGTTCGGCCACGAACTCGTCGAGCGCGCCCGTGACCTCGGCATCAACTTCTTCGACACCGCGAACATGTACTCGCGGGGCGAAAGCGAACGCATTCTCGGGGATGCCCTCGAAGGCCACCGCGAGGAAAGCGTCGTCGCGACGAAGGTGTTCTTCCCGATGCGCGACGACGACCCGAACTCCGGCGGCCTCTCACGGAAGACCATCGAGCAGGAACTCGATGCCTCGCTGGACCGCCTCGGCATGGACACCATCGACCTCTATCAGACCCACCGCTGGGATTACGATACGCCAATCGACCAAACGCTTCGGGCCTTCGACGACGCCGTCCGCCGCGGGAAGGTCCGACACATCGGCGCCTCCTCGATGTGGGCCCACCAGTTGGCCGAGGCCCTCAACACCAGCGACCAACTCGGCCTCGAACGGTTCGCGACGATGCAGAACCACTTCAACCTCGCCTACCGCGAGGAGGAACGCGAGGTCATGCCCCTGTGCGAGAAGGAAGACCTCGGCGTCATCCCGTGGAGTCCGATGGCCCGCGGCTACCTGACGCGTCCCCACGAGGAGTACATGTCGACGAAGCGCGCCGAAACCGACGACTACGCGCAGGCACACCCCTACGCCGACAACGGCGGCAAGGAAATCAACGAACGCGTTCAGCAACTCGCCGCCGACAAGGGCGTCTCGATGGCCCAACTCGCGCTTTCGTGGGTCCTCCACAAGGACTGGGTCGACGCGCCCATCATCGGCGCCTCGAAAATCGAACACCTCGAAGACGCCGTCGAAGCGCTGGACATCAGCCTCTCGGCGAGCGATATCAAGTATCTCGAAGAGCCGTACGAACCGGTCCCGGTCTCCGGCCACGAATAG
- a CDS encoding transcriptional regulator, whose product MTHTCRNCKRTFTSKLKYELHRDTCSAEALICERCGEQFEERRATRDGWHYVCPNEDCVGEGLGEDLHSVGDFRLEASTQ is encoded by the coding sequence ATGACCCACACGTGCCGGAACTGCAAGCGCACGTTCACCAGCAAACTCAAATACGAGCTCCACCGGGATACCTGCTCGGCGGAAGCCCTCATCTGCGAGCGCTGCGGCGAGCAGTTCGAGGAGCGCCGCGCGACCCGCGACGGCTGGCATTACGTCTGCCCGAACGAGGACTGTGTCGGCGAGGGGCTCGGTGAGGACCTCCATTCCGTCGGTGACTTCCGCCTCGAAGCCAGCACCCAGTAG
- a CDS encoding winged helix-turn-helix transcriptional regulator, which yields MSNVPQQVESTCPVVESMEQIGSKWRLLVLHDLQDGEKRFNELKRSTDANSRTLSRVLDDLQDAGFVERRLEEDAPVATYYSLTDKGRSLCPVFDEIEEWADEWLETV from the coding sequence ATGTCGAACGTACCTCAGCAGGTCGAGTCGACCTGCCCCGTCGTCGAATCGATGGAGCAAATCGGCTCGAAATGGCGGTTGCTCGTGCTTCACGACCTCCAGGACGGCGAAAAGCGATTCAACGAACTGAAACGGTCGACGGACGCCAACTCCCGGACGCTCTCCCGCGTGCTCGATGACCTGCAGGACGCCGGCTTCGTCGAGCGCCGCCTCGAAGAGGACGCCCCCGTCGCGACCTACTACTCGCTAACCGACAAGGGTCGCTCGCTGTGTCCCGTCTTCGACGAAATCGAGGAGTGGGCCGACGAGTGGCTCGAAACGGTCTAA